The following coding sequences are from one Candidatus Liberimonas magnetica window:
- a CDS encoding valine--tRNA ligase: MVSEISKVYEPKQIEDKWYKYWIEHRLFNAKKEEGKKPFTIVIPPPNVTGSLHMGHALNNTLQDIAIRFKSMQGFNTLWVPGTDHGGIATQNVVEKQLISNGKTRHDLGREKFIERMWQWRKETGDNILKQLEKLGCSLDLERTRFTLDEVCSRSVMIAFVGLYKRGLIYRGKRLVNWCPRCNTALADIEVEHEEELGKLWHIQYPLIEEKEVKYIVVATTRPETMLGDTAVAVHPEDKRYKKLIGKKIKLPLIGREIPIISDEAVDPTFGTGAVKVTPAHDPTDFDIGARHKLSQIVVIDYKGKMTVDAGPYAGLDRYAARKKVLEDLETKKLLLETTNHPHSIGHCYRCNTVIEPLVSEQWFLKVEDISKRAMEVVEEGKIKFYPKSWEKPYLSWLENLRDWCISRQIWWGHRIPVYYCKSNEQEAGDKIEGKENKKAESCPPIVSYEVPTACPKCGGTKIEQDPDVLDTWFSSALWPFSVFGWPKTENEFFTSDLHYFYPTSVLVTGHEILYLWVARMVQMGLEFMGDVPFREVFIHGIVRDKFGKKMSKSLGNVIDPLVVIDKYGADALRFSLTQSAAPGKDMQLSDDSFVGARNFTNKLWNASRFVFMNMKNMSWEREFIMAVWPLELADQWILSEYRILVKQATDAYNAYDMDTAARLIYDFFWSKYCDWYIEISKIRLNGEDENKKRAVLSVLSEILSGVLKLAHPIMPFITEELWQALTDITGKVEQNIPSILKSAWPEANQDKIDQNAIKNIELIQGIVTSVRTVRSEMNVPPGKGIEVLISVSSCNNKDVLTAHIDYLKILMKAENIIIGEGLSRPEQSAVAVTGETEIFIPLKDLIDPEKEKQRLTKELGIAVADEEFCKKRMENMEFVARAPQKEIEKIQNRLNEDKAKIEKLNENLKKLE; the protein is encoded by the coding sequence ATGGTATCTGAAATATCAAAGGTATACGAACCCAAACAAATCGAAGACAAGTGGTATAAATACTGGATCGAGCACAGGCTGTTCAACGCCAAAAAGGAAGAAGGGAAAAAACCTTTCACTATAGTAATCCCTCCGCCAAATGTTACCGGATCGCTTCATATGGGGCATGCGCTAAATAATACTCTACAGGATATTGCAATTCGTTTTAAAAGTATGCAAGGTTTTAATACGTTGTGGGTGCCCGGGACTGACCACGGAGGGATAGCTACACAGAATGTCGTTGAAAAACAGCTTATTTCAAACGGGAAAACACGTCATGATCTGGGCAGAGAAAAATTTATTGAGAGGATGTGGCAGTGGAGAAAAGAAACGGGCGATAATATACTAAAACAGCTTGAAAAGCTGGGCTGTTCGCTTGACCTGGAACGGACCCGTTTTACTCTGGATGAGGTTTGTTCCCGGTCTGTTATGATAGCGTTCGTAGGGCTTTACAAGCGGGGCCTTATATATAGAGGAAAAAGGCTTGTTAACTGGTGCCCGAGGTGCAACACTGCTTTGGCAGACATAGAAGTCGAGCATGAAGAAGAACTCGGGAAGCTCTGGCACATACAGTATCCGTTGATAGAAGAAAAAGAAGTTAAATATATAGTTGTAGCGACCACCCGGCCGGAAACTATGCTCGGGGACACAGCCGTAGCTGTACACCCTGAAGATAAAAGGTACAAAAAACTTATCGGAAAAAAGATTAAACTGCCTTTGATAGGCCGTGAAATACCGATAATTTCCGATGAAGCTGTTGACCCGACTTTTGGAACAGGAGCGGTCAAGGTCACTCCTGCACATGACCCTACGGATTTTGATATAGGAGCAAGGCACAAACTGTCTCAGATAGTTGTAATAGACTACAAAGGAAAAATGACTGTTGATGCAGGTCCTTATGCAGGGCTTGACAGATACGCCGCAAGAAAAAAGGTTCTTGAGGACCTTGAAACAAAAAAACTTCTCCTTGAAACTACGAACCATCCTCATTCTATCGGGCATTGCTACAGGTGCAACACGGTAATCGAACCCCTTGTTTCGGAACAATGGTTTTTAAAAGTCGAAGATATTTCAAAGCGCGCTATGGAGGTTGTGGAAGAGGGGAAAATAAAATTTTATCCGAAGTCCTGGGAAAAACCTTATTTATCGTGGCTTGAAAACCTCAGGGATTGGTGTATCAGCAGGCAAATATGGTGGGGGCACAGAATACCGGTTTATTATTGCAAGAGTAATGAGCAAGAGGCAGGAGATAAAATTGAAGGTAAGGAAAACAAAAAGGCGGAGTCTTGTCCGCCGATAGTTTCTTATGAAGTACCTACCGCGTGCCCGAAATGCGGCGGGACAAAGATCGAGCAGGACCCTGACGTGCTGGATACCTGGTTTTCTTCAGCTCTCTGGCCGTTCAGCGTTTTCGGATGGCCTAAAACCGAAAATGAATTTTTTACTTCAGACCTGCATTATTTTTATCCGACATCTGTGCTTGTCACGGGCCACGAGATACTTTATCTGTGGGTGGCAAGAATGGTGCAGATGGGGCTTGAATTTATGGGAGACGTCCCTTTCAGGGAAGTTTTCATCCACGGAATAGTAAGGGACAAATTCGGTAAGAAGATGTCAAAATCCCTGGGAAATGTGATAGACCCCCTTGTCGTTATAGATAAATACGGGGCCGATGCCTTAAGGTTTTCTTTGACGCAGTCGGCTGCTCCGGGAAAGGACATGCAGTTGTCGGATGATTCGTTTGTCGGGGCGCGTAATTTTACCAACAAACTTTGGAATGCAAGCCGTTTTGTTTTTATGAACATGAAAAATATGTCCTGGGAACGTGAATTCATCATGGCGGTATGGCCGTTGGAACTCGCTGACCAGTGGATATTGTCTGAATACAGGATATTGGTAAAACAGGCGACAGATGCTTATAATGCTTACGATATGGATACTGCAGCCAGGCTTATTTATGATTTTTTCTGGTCAAAGTACTGTGATTGGTATATTGAAATATCTAAGATAAGGTTAAACGGAGAAGATGAAAATAAGAAAAGAGCCGTTTTATCCGTTCTTTCAGAGATACTGTCAGGGGTATTGAAGCTTGCTCATCCGATAATGCCGTTTATTACCGAAGAATTATGGCAAGCGCTTACGGATATTACGGGGAAAGTCGAACAAAACATCCCGAGTATATTGAAGTCCGCATGGCCGGAAGCCAACCAGGATAAAATAGACCAAAATGCTATAAAAAATATAGAGTTGATCCAGGGGATAGTTACATCCGTAAGGACCGTAAGAAGCGAGATGAATGTGCCTCCCGGAAAAGGTATTGAAGTATTAATAAGTGTAAGTTCTTGCAATAATAAGGATGTACTAACTGCGCACATTGATTATTTAAAGATACTGATGAAAGCAGAGAATATTATCATCGGAGAAGGCCTGAGCCGTCCGGAACAGTCAGCAGTTGCAGTTACCGGGGAAACCGAGATATTCATCCCTCTTAAAGACTTGATAGATCCCGAAAAAGAGAAACAAAGACTAACCAAAGAACTCGGCATAGCGGTTGCAGATGAAGAATTCTGCAAAAAAAGGATGGAAAACATGGAATTCGTAGCAAGAGCCCCGCAAAAAGAAATAGAAAAGATACAAAACCGTTTGAACGAAGACAAAGCAAAGATAGAGAAACTGAACGAGAACCTGAAAAAACTGGAATAA
- the rph gene encoding ribonuclease PH, with product MGLRPIKVVKNYLSHAEGSCLFSMGETTVLCVATIENKVPPFIENESLNSGWVTAEYSLLPRAGKTRTPRNRGSGSGRSHEISRLIGRSLRGVVDLEQLGKRTIIIDCDVIKADGGTRTASVNGGYIALYLAVKTLYDSTDIKNWPIKDSVGAVSIGIVDGKIVLDLCAKEDNNAEVDLNLVMTGAGEIIEIQGTGEKKTFSRPQLNKMIDLASGGIKKIIEIEKKVLGDKR from the coding sequence ATGGGTTTACGGCCAATAAAAGTGGTAAAGAATTATTTATCTCATGCGGAAGGGTCATGCCTGTTTTCCATGGGAGAGACAACAGTGCTGTGTGTAGCCACGATAGAAAACAAGGTTCCTCCGTTCATAGAGAATGAATCTCTAAATTCAGGTTGGGTTACAGCGGAATACTCACTGCTTCCGCGAGCAGGAAAAACCAGGACGCCCAGAAACAGAGGTTCCGGCAGCGGGCGCAGCCATGAGATATCAAGGCTTATAGGGCGCTCTTTAAGAGGAGTTGTAGACCTGGAACAGCTTGGAAAGCGGACTATTATAATCGACTGCGATGTTATTAAAGCAGACGGCGGTACCCGTACTGCTTCAGTAAACGGCGGTTATATAGCTCTGTATCTTGCAGTAAAAACTTTGTACGATAGTACGGACATAAAGAACTGGCCCATAAAAGATTCTGTCGGAGCGGTAAGCATTGGGATCGTAGACGGCAAAATAGTGCTTGACCTATGTGCGAAAGAAGACAATAATGCAGAAGTTGACCTGAACCTTGTGATGACGGGGGCCGGAGAGATCATTGAAATTCAAGGGACCGGTGAGAAAAAGACATTTTCAAGGCCTCAATTGAACAAGATGATAGACCTGGCAAGCGGCGGGATAAAAAAAATAATAGAGATAGAAAAAAAGGTCTTGGGAGATAAACGGTAA
- a CDS encoding XTP/dITP diphosphatase — translation MREIVLSTRNKHKIKEICQILEDTKIKIVSLNNFKRLPRIIEDGKTLKENAVKKAVIIAKRLEKWTLADDSGLEVDHLDGEPGVYSARWAGKDCSYCDNNRKLLKLLRDVPKNKRKADFKCVIALSNPKGKTWTVEGKIKGYIAKKTKGINGFGYDPLFVVPRYKKTFAELSSVIKNRISHRAKALKKTVKLVNKLIVN, via the coding sequence ATGAGAGAAATAGTGCTTTCAACCCGGAACAAACACAAGATAAAAGAGATATGTCAGATTTTAGAAGATACAAAAATAAAAATAGTGTCATTAAATAATTTTAAAAGGCTTCCAAGAATAATCGAGGACGGAAAGACATTAAAAGAAAACGCAGTAAAAAAGGCTGTAATTATCGCAAAACGGCTTGAAAAGTGGACCTTAGCGGACGATTCAGGGCTGGAGGTCGATCATCTGGACGGCGAACCAGGCGTTTATTCTGCCCGTTGGGCCGGCAAAGACTGTTCTTATTGTGATAATAATAGAAAACTCCTGAAGTTATTGAGAGATGTACCGAAAAACAAAAGAAAAGCCGATTTTAAATGTGTAATCGCTTTATCAAACCCAAAAGGCAAAACCTGGACGGTTGAAGGCAAGATTAAAGGATATATAGCAAAAAAAACTAAAGGGATCAACGGTTTTGGCTATGACCCTTTATTTGTGGTTCCCAGATATAAAAAAACCTTTGCAGAGCTTAGTTCTGTAATTAAGAACAGAATAAGCCATCGTGCAAAGGCTTTAAAAAAAACTGTCAAATTAGTAAATAAGTTGATAGTTAATTGA